The Acidicapsa acidisoli genome contains a region encoding:
- a CDS encoding ABC transporter ATP-binding protein yields the protein MSQTIIEIEHLTKVFYTDEIETHALSGVHLSIARGEYVAMSGPSGCGKSTLLSIIGLLDTPTAGSYTLNGKAVANLNFADRSRIRNQEIGFIFQSFNLIGDLTVAENVELPLTYRTGMPSAERKKKVQESLERVNMAHRMRHYPAQLSGGQQQRVAVARALAGSPSILLADEPTGNLDSKNGEAVMKLLQELHAEGATICMVTHDPRFAAHAERQIHLFDGKVVAEGELNQLLAEV from the coding sequence ATGAGCCAGACCATCATTGAAATCGAGCACCTGACGAAGGTGTTTTATACGGACGAGATTGAGACCCATGCTCTGTCCGGCGTTCACCTTAGCATCGCGCGCGGCGAATATGTCGCCATGTCGGGGCCCTCGGGCTGCGGCAAATCGACGCTGCTCTCTATTATCGGACTCCTCGATACGCCTACCGCTGGCAGCTACACGCTGAACGGCAAAGCGGTTGCGAATCTCAATTTTGCGGACCGTTCGCGCATTCGCAATCAGGAGATAGGCTTTATCTTTCAGAGCTTCAATCTTATCGGCGATCTTACGGTCGCGGAAAATGTTGAGTTACCTCTGACTTATCGCACCGGAATGCCCTCAGCCGAGCGCAAGAAGAAGGTGCAGGAGTCGCTGGAGCGCGTGAATATGGCGCATCGGATGCGGCATTATCCCGCGCAGCTCTCGGGCGGTCAGCAGCAGCGTGTCGCTGTAGCCCGCGCGCTGGCTGGTTCGCCGTCGATCCTGCTGGCGGACGAGCCTACCGGAAACCTGGACTCGAAGAACGGCGAAGCGGTGATGAAGCTGTTGCAGGAGCTGCACGCCGAAGGCGCGACGATCTGCATGGTGACGCACGATCCGCGATTTGCCGCGCACGCCGAGCGCCAGATTCATCTCTTCGACGGCAAGGTTGTCGCCGAAGGGGAGTTGAACCAGTTGCTCGCGGAAGTTTAA
- a CDS encoding efflux RND transporter periplasmic adaptor subunit, with the protein MTVVVVAAIAFFVYRLKPAAPSVDRATVWTDTVKRGSFERQVRGPGTLVPREDSIQLIPAQTDATVVHIRVLPGTQVTPDTILMDLADPQLQQQLLSAEQALKGAKADYKALQATLQSTLMDKKATAAQVNSDFTQDQLQAQTDKKLFELGVVSGLVANASKNKADQLTAQREISEQQLDVNTKAIEVQLASSQAKVDQAQALYDLYKKQEDELQVRAGISGVLSTLATPVTVGQHVTAGTSVAEVVQPAKLKAALNIAETQAHDIAIGQPAEVDTHNGIVKGHVTRIDPSVLNGTRVVDVTLEGPLPAGAVPQLSVDGTVDLDRLNDVLYVGRPAFGNENSTISLFKLGQDGKTAVRVPVKVGRASVNVIQVIEGLQAGDTVILSDMSRQDAVDRIRLE; encoded by the coding sequence GTGACGGTGGTTGTAGTAGCCGCAATCGCATTTTTTGTATACCGCCTCAAGCCCGCCGCTCCCTCGGTGGACCGGGCGACGGTCTGGACCGACACCGTCAAGCGGGGTTCATTCGAGCGCCAGGTGCGTGGTCCGGGTACGCTGGTTCCGCGTGAAGACAGTATCCAGCTGATTCCCGCGCAGACGGACGCGACGGTGGTCCACATCCGCGTGCTTCCTGGCACGCAGGTTACGCCGGACACCATTCTCATGGATCTGGCTGATCCTCAGCTGCAACAGCAGCTTCTGAGTGCGGAGCAGGCATTGAAAGGCGCCAAGGCCGACTACAAGGCCTTGCAGGCGACGCTGCAGAGCACTTTGATGGACAAAAAGGCGACTGCGGCCCAGGTGAATTCAGATTTTACCCAAGACCAGTTGCAGGCGCAGACGGACAAGAAGCTGTTTGAACTGGGCGTGGTCTCCGGCTTGGTTGCCAATGCCTCCAAGAACAAGGCCGATCAACTCACGGCCCAGCGGGAGATCAGCGAGCAGCAGCTGGACGTGAATACCAAGGCGATTGAAGTTCAGCTGGCCTCGTCTCAGGCTAAGGTCGACCAGGCCCAGGCTCTCTACGATCTCTATAAGAAGCAGGAGGATGAGCTGCAGGTGCGCGCCGGCATCAGCGGAGTGCTTTCCACGCTCGCGACGCCGGTGACGGTGGGCCAGCATGTAACAGCAGGAACCTCCGTCGCCGAGGTTGTGCAACCGGCCAAGCTCAAGGCTGCTTTGAACATCGCCGAGACCCAGGCACACGATATCGCGATAGGCCAGCCGGCTGAGGTCGATACCCATAACGGCATCGTCAAGGGCCACGTAACAAGAATCGATCCCTCGGTATTGAACGGAACGCGCGTCGTTGACGTAACGCTGGAAGGACCGCTGCCCGCGGGAGCGGTTCCGCAGTTGAGCGTGGATGGGACGGTGGATCTGGATCGGCTGAATGACGTGCTTTATGTAGGGCGGCCCGCTTTCGGCAACGAAAACAGTACGATCAGCCTCTTCAAGCTCGGTCAGGACGGTAAGACAGCAGTGCGAGTCCCGGTGAAGGTGGGCCGGGCTTCGGTCAATGTGATCCAGGTGATTGAGGGATTGCAGGCGGGCGACACCGTCATCCTCTCGGATATGAGCAGGCAGGACGCCGTCGACAGAATTCGCCTGGAGTAA